Part of the Streptomyces europaeiscabiei genome is shown below.
CACGGAGATGCTCGCCTACATGGTCAAGGGCGCCTTCGCTCCCGTCGACGCGGCGAAGTTCGACAACTCCGACGCCTGGCTGGACGGCCTCAAGGCCTCCGTCACCTACGAGGGCAAGACCTACGGCGTCCCGTACTACGCCGGTGGCCGCGTCGCCAACTGGCGCAAGGACGTCTTCGCCGCCGCGGGCGTCAAGTCCACGCCGAAGACGTACGACGAACTCACCGCCGCCCTCGACAAGGTCCAGAAGAAGCAGGGCGACAAGTTCAGTGCCTGGTACCAGCCCACCCGCGACTGGTACGCGGCCATGTCCTTCGTCTACGACGCCGGTGGCTCCATCGCCGTCGAGTCCGGCGGCAAGTGGAAGGCCAACCTCTCCTCGCCCGAGTCCCTCAAGGGGCTCGACGCGTTCAAGAACGTCGTCGACAAGTACATGCACGGCGACAAGACCAAGGACGAGTCCGACCGCTACATCGTCTACGGCCAGGGCAAGTCCGGCATGATCTTCGCCCCCGCCTGGGAGGGCGCGACCGCCGCGGCCAAGGAGAACGACAAGACCGGCAAGCTCGAAGGCAACGTCGAGAACTTCGTGATGCCCGGCCCGTCCGGCAAGAACCTCCCCGTCTTCCTCGGCGGCAGCGACCTCGCCGTCCCGGTGAAGTCCGACGCGCAGACCGTCGCCGCCGAGTGGATCAACGCCTTCACCGGCCCCTCCGGCCAGAAGGGTCTGATCGAGAAGGGCAACCTGCCCAACAACAAGACCGACCTCGCCACCCTGAAGGACGACCCGGCGACGGCGGTCCCGGCCACCGCGGCCGAGTCCAACTGGTTCGTCCCGATGGCTCCCGGCTGGGGCCAGGTCGAGAAGGCGCAGATCCTGCAGACGATGCTGCAGTCCATCGGCACCGGCAAGCAGTCGGTCGAGGAGGCCGCGAAGACGGCGGACGCCGAGATCGACAAGGTCATCAACAACGAGTGACGGTGACCCGCGGGTCGGGCCCCGGCCGAGGTGGCCGGGCCCGGCCGGGGGTGCCACGGCCCTCGGCCGGTGGGTGCCACAGGTCCGGTCGATGGGCGATTTACGAAAGTGCCGCGATGGGGCGTCGGGTCGGTGCCGGTGCGTCGTGGCTGGTCGCGCAGTTCCCCGCGCCCCTTACGGGGCGAGGCTGACGGGGCACTGATCGGCCCCTTCTTCCTTTGCTTTAGGAGCGCGCGATGAGTGCCGCAGACACGACTGCCCCTGCGAAGGTGCCGCCCGCGCGGCCGGCGCCACCGCCACCGTCGGCCGCCCCGGAACGGCCGGCCAGAAAGCGGACTCCCGGCGGATCCGCCGTCCCCTGGGCCCTTCTGGCCCCCTGCCTGCTGATTCTCGCCGTCGTCCTCGGCTATCCGCTGGTCCGCCTCGTCACCCTGTCCTTCCAGGAGTTCGGCCAGTCCCAGCTGTGGGGGTTCAAGCCCGCCGAGTCGGTCGGCTTCGACAACTTCTCCAAGGTGCTGGGGGACAGCGAGTTCTGGGCGGTCGTCGTCCGGACCATCGTCTTCGCCGCCGCCTCCGTCATCCTCACGATGGTCATCGGCATGGCGATCGCCCTGCTGCTCCAGCGGGTCTCCGGCTGGGTGAAGACGCTCATCAACATCGCGCTCGTGGCGAGTTGGGGCATGCCGATCATCGTGGCCACCACCGTCTTCAAGTGGCTCTTCGACTCCGACTACGGCATCTTCAACGCGCTCCTCAGCAAGCTCCCCGGCGTCGACATGATCGGCCACAACTGGTTCGCCAGCGGACCCGAGGGCCTGGCCGTCATCACGCTCCTCGTGGTGTGGGGCGCGGTGCCGTTCGTCGTCATCACCCTCAGCGCCGGACTCACCCAGGTCCCCAAGGAGTTGGAGGAGGCCGCCCGCCTGGACGGCGCCGGTGCGTGGGGCGTGTTCCGCTATGTCACCCTCCCCATCCTCAAGCCGATCATCGTGATGCTCACGACCCTCTCCGTCATCTGGGACATGGGCGTCTTCCCTCAGGTATTCGTGATGCGGGGCGGCCACCCGGAGGCCGAGTTCCAGTTGCTCACGACCTATTCGTACGACAAGGCGTTCGTCGTCAACGACTACGCGCAGGGCTCGGCGATCGCACTGCTGACCGTGCTGCTGCTGCTCGGCGTGATCGGCGTCTACATGCGCCAGATGCTGAAGATCGGAGAAGTCGAATGAGCGGCACGAGCACGATCGCCACCCGGGGAAGCCGCTCGGGGCGCCGGAAGCCGAAGCTCGGCTGGAACCTCCTCGGCCTGTTCGTCTTCGTCACCGCGGGCTTCCCCGTCTACTGGATGCTCAACACGGCGTTCAAGCCCGCCAAGGACGCGATCGACCCCGACCCCAGCCTGCTGCCGACGTCGATCACCTTCGCCAACTTCGGCCGGGCGCTGGACATCGCCGACTTCTGGGGCCCGGTCGGCCGCAGCCTCGTCGTCTCCCTCACGGTCGTCGTGATCGGCATCGTCGTCGGCATGCTGGCCGCCCTCGCCATCTCCCGCTTCGCCTTCCGCGGCCGGAAAGTCGTCATCGTCGGCATCCTGGCCGTGCAGATGGTCCCGCTGGTCGCGATGATCATCCCGGTCTTCCTGCTCCTGAACGACCTCGGCCAGTACGACCGCCTCACCGGCCTGATCATCACCTACCTGACCTTCATCCTCCCGTTCACCGTGTGGACCCTGCGCGGCTTCATCGTCAACATCCCGCGCGAACTGGAGGAGGCGGCCATGGTCGACGGCTGCTCCCGCACCACCGCCTTCCTCCGCGTGGTGTTCCCGCTGCTCGCGCCGGGCATGGTGGCGACCTCGGTCTACGGCTTCATCCAGGCGTGGAACGAGTACCTCTACGCCCTGATGCTGATGAGCCAGCAGAACCAGACCGCGACCGTCTGGCTCGGCAACTTCACCACCAAGCACGGCACCGAATACGCCCCGATGATGGCCGGCTCCACCATGATGGCCGTGCCGATCGTCGTCCTCTTCCTCCTCGTCCAGCGCAAGATGGCCGCGGGCCTCACCGCGGGCGCAGTGAAGGGATAACCGACCCTGATGTCACCGACGACATTCGCCACCGGCTCGCCCGGTTCTTCTTCAGGGCAGGACAGCCTCGCGCGGGACGCGCTGACGGTGCTGCAGCCCGGCTTCACGGGAACCACCGCCCCCGACTGGCTGCTGCGCCGCCTCGGCGAGGGCCTCGCCTCCGTCGGCCTCTTCGGCCGCAACATCACCTCGCCCGGACAGTTGGCCGCCCTCACCGCACAGTTGCGTGCCGAGCACGAGGACGTCCTGGTCGCGATCGACGAGGAGGGCGGCGACGTCACCCGCCTGGAGGTCCGCACCGGCTCCTCCTTCCCGGGCAACCACGCCCTGGGTGCGGTCGACGACGTGGACCTGACCAGGGAGGTCGCCCTCGCACTGGGCCGCCGCCTGGCGGAGTGCGGCGTGAACTTCAACTGGGCCCCGTCGGCCGACGTGAACGCCAACCCCGCCAACCCGGTCATCGGGGTCCGCTCCTTCGGTGCCGACCCCGACCTGGTCGCCCGCCACACGGCCGCCTATGTCACCGGCCTCCAGGCCGCGGGCGTGGCCGCCTGCACCAAGCACTTCCCGGGCCACGGTGACACCGCCGTCGACTCCCACCTCTCCCTGCCCCGCATCGACGCGGACCGCTCAGTCGTGGCCTCCCGGGACCTGGCCCCCTTCCGTGCCGCCATCGCCGCCGGTTCGCGCGCCATGATGAGCGCCCACATCCTGGTCCCGGCCCTGGACCCCGGCCTTCCGGCAACGCTGTCCCACGGCATCCTCACGGACCTCCTCCGCGGTGAACTCGGCTACGACGGCCTCATCGTCACCGACGGCATGGAGATGCAGGCCATCGCCGGCACCTATGGCATCGAACACGGCAGCGTCCTCGCCCTCGCCGCCGGCGCGGACGCCATCTGCGTCGGGGGCGGCCTCGCCGACGACGAGACCGTCCGCCGCCTCCGCGACGCCCTCGTCGCCGCCGTCCGCGACGGCGACCTGGCGGAGGAACGCCTGGCGGACGCGGCGAACCGGGTCCGGGCGCTGGCGAAGTGGACGAGGTCGGCGCAGGAGGGAGCGGGAGACGGTGACGGGACGGAGCGCGAAGCCATCGGGGAGACCGGCGGCACCGGTGGGAACGTCGGTCTCCTGGCAGCCCGCCGCGCCCTCACGACGACCTGTGCGAAGCCCCACGAGCCGCCCACCCAGCCTCTCTACGTCGCGGCCTTCACCCCGGTGGCGAACATCGCCGTGGGTGACGAGACCCCCTGGGGTGTCGGCGCGGAACTGGCCCGCCTCCTCCCGGGCACCGAGACGGGCACCTTCGCCGGCGACAGCGCCGGAGCCTCCGCCCTGGCGGTCGCCGGCACCCGCCGCATAGTCGCCGTCGTCCGCGACGAACACCGCCACCCCTGGATGACCACCGCCCTCGACACCCTCCTCACCACCCGCCCCGACACGATCGTCGTGGAGATGGGCGTCCCCCAGTCCCCACCCCGGGGTCCCCTCCACATCGCGACCCACGGCGCGGCGAGGGTCTGCGGAAGAGCGGCGGCGGAGGTCATCGCCGGGGTGCGATAGGGGCCCAGGGCGAAACGAGGACCGGGGCGGCCAAGGGCCGGGGGCGGCAAGGCTCTGTGAAGCCGCCGGTAATGCTGGGTCCGGCAGCCGCCCCTGCCCGAAGACAACCGGCAGTTCCACACAAGTAGGCGCCACAGCCCTTCTCACCGGGCCGTGGCGCCTACACGCGCCTCAGCCGCCCTAGATTCCCTGCCAGTCAGGCTTGTTGCTGTACGTGTGCCGGAAGTAGTCCGCCAGCTTCAGCTTCGACGCGGCGCCCTCGTCCACCACGACGGTCGCGTGGCGGTGGAGCTGCAACGCCGAGGCGGGACACACCGCTGCCACCGGTCCTTCCACGGTCGCCGCGACGGCGTCCGCCTTGCCCTCGCCCGTGGCGAGCAGCACCAGGTGCCGCGCCTCCAGGATCGTGCCGATGCCCTGGGTGATGACGTGGTGCGGCACCTGCTCGATGGCGCCGTCGAAGAACCGCGCGTTGTCGATCCGGGTCTGCTCGGTGAGCGTCTTGATCCGCGTCCGGGAGGCGAGCGAAGAGCATGGCTCGTTGAACCCGATGTGCCCGTCGGTCCCTATGCCGAGCAGTTGCAGATCCACACCGCCCGCCTCGGCCAGCGCCCTGTCGTACGCCTCGCACGCCCCCACCACGTCCTCGGCGGTCCCGTCGGGCCCCATGAAGGCGTCCAGGCCCAGCCCCAACGGCTCCAGCACCTCCCGCCGCAGCACCGAGCGGTACGACTCGGGATGCTCGGCCGGCAGCCCCACGTACTCGTCGAGCTGGGCCACCCGCGCCCGCGAGGCGTCAACGGCGCCGGACCGCACCTTCTCCGCGAGCGCCATGTAGATGGGCAGCGGGGTCGACCCCGTGGCCACCCCGAGCAGCGCCTCGGGCTTGCGCCGGAGCAGCTCCGCCATCGCCTCGGCTATGAGCCGGCCACCCGCCTTGGCATCCGGAACGATGACAACTTCCACGCTGTGCCTGCCGATCTGGAAAGTGAGGACTCAAG
Proteins encoded:
- a CDS encoding extracellular solute-binding protein — translated: MKRKLTIAVCIAGMMVSVAACGGGGSKSSDTGSDTKELTVWLTVDAQNNWPELVKAADAAIEKKHPGITIKHEYYGWPDKNAKLDAVLATDKAPDVVEMGNTEMLAYMVKGAFAPVDAAKFDNSDAWLDGLKASVTYEGKTYGVPYYAGGRVANWRKDVFAAAGVKSTPKTYDELTAALDKVQKKQGDKFSAWYQPTRDWYAAMSFVYDAGGSIAVESGGKWKANLSSPESLKGLDAFKNVVDKYMHGDKTKDESDRYIVYGQGKSGMIFAPAWEGATAAAKENDKTGKLEGNVENFVMPGPSGKNLPVFLGGSDLAVPVKSDAQTVAAEWINAFTGPSGQKGLIEKGNLPNNKTDLATLKDDPATAVPATAAESNWFVPMAPGWGQVEKAQILQTMLQSIGTGKQSVEEAAKTADAEIDKVINNE
- a CDS encoding carbohydrate ABC transporter permease; translated protein: MSAADTTAPAKVPPARPAPPPPSAAPERPARKRTPGGSAVPWALLAPCLLILAVVLGYPLVRLVTLSFQEFGQSQLWGFKPAESVGFDNFSKVLGDSEFWAVVVRTIVFAAASVILTMVIGMAIALLLQRVSGWVKTLINIALVASWGMPIIVATTVFKWLFDSDYGIFNALLSKLPGVDMIGHNWFASGPEGLAVITLLVVWGAVPFVVITLSAGLTQVPKELEEAARLDGAGAWGVFRYVTLPILKPIIVMLTTLSVIWDMGVFPQVFVMRGGHPEAEFQLLTTYSYDKAFVVNDYAQGSAIALLTVLLLLGVIGVYMRQMLKIGEVE
- a CDS encoding carbohydrate ABC transporter permease, whose amino-acid sequence is MSGTSTIATRGSRSGRRKPKLGWNLLGLFVFVTAGFPVYWMLNTAFKPAKDAIDPDPSLLPTSITFANFGRALDIADFWGPVGRSLVVSLTVVVIGIVVGMLAALAISRFAFRGRKVVIVGILAVQMVPLVAMIIPVFLLLNDLGQYDRLTGLIITYLTFILPFTVWTLRGFIVNIPRELEEAAMVDGCSRTTAFLRVVFPLLAPGMVATSVYGFIQAWNEYLYALMLMSQQNQTATVWLGNFTTKHGTEYAPMMAGSTMMAVPIVVLFLLVQRKMAAGLTAGAVKG
- a CDS encoding glycoside hydrolase family 3 protein codes for the protein MSPTTFATGSPGSSSGQDSLARDALTVLQPGFTGTTAPDWLLRRLGEGLASVGLFGRNITSPGQLAALTAQLRAEHEDVLVAIDEEGGDVTRLEVRTGSSFPGNHALGAVDDVDLTREVALALGRRLAECGVNFNWAPSADVNANPANPVIGVRSFGADPDLVARHTAAYVTGLQAAGVAACTKHFPGHGDTAVDSHLSLPRIDADRSVVASRDLAPFRAAIAAGSRAMMSAHILVPALDPGLPATLSHGILTDLLRGELGYDGLIVTDGMEMQAIAGTYGIEHGSVLALAAGADAICVGGGLADDETVRRLRDALVAAVRDGDLAEERLADAANRVRALAKWTRSAQEGAGDGDGTEREAIGETGGTGGNVGLLAARRALTTTCAKPHEPPTQPLYVAAFTPVANIAVGDETPWGVGAELARLLPGTETGTFAGDSAGASALAVAGTRRIVAVVRDEHRHPWMTTALDTLLTTRPDTIVVEMGVPQSPPRGPLHIATHGAARVCGRAAAEVIAGVR
- the nagB gene encoding glucosamine-6-phosphate deaminase, with translation MEVVIVPDAKAGGRLIAEAMAELLRRKPEALLGVATGSTPLPIYMALAEKVRSGAVDASRARVAQLDEYVGLPAEHPESYRSVLRREVLEPLGLGLDAFMGPDGTAEDVVGACEAYDRALAEAGGVDLQLLGIGTDGHIGFNEPCSSLASRTRIKTLTEQTRIDNARFFDGAIEQVPHHVITQGIGTILEARHLVLLATGEGKADAVAATVEGPVAAVCPASALQLHRHATVVVDEGAASKLKLADYFRHTYSNKPDWQGI